One region of Equus caballus isolate H_3958 breed thoroughbred chromosome 23, TB-T2T, whole genome shotgun sequence genomic DNA includes:
- the AK3 gene encoding GTP:AMP phosphotransferase AK3, mitochondrial, whose product MGASARLLRAVIMGAPGSGKGTVSSRITQHFELKHLSSGDLLRDNMLRGTEIGVLAKTFIDQGKLIPDDVMTRLALHELKNLTQHSWLLDGFPRTLPQAEALDKAYQIDTVINLNVPFEVIQHRLTARWIHPASGRVYNMEFNPPKTLGVDDVTGEPLVQREDDKPETVVKRLKAYEAQTKPVLDYYQKKGVLETFSGTETNKIWPHVYAFLQTKVPQVNQEASVTP is encoded by the exons ATGGGGGCGTCCGCGCGCCTACTGCGCGCAGTGATCATGGGGGCGCCGGGCTCGGGCAAGGGCACCGTGTCGTCGCGCATCACCCAACACTTCGAGCTGAAGCACCTCTCGAGCGGGGACCTGCTCCGAGACAACATGCTTCGGGGCACAG AAATTGGTGTGTTAGCCAAGACTTTCATTGACCAAGGGAAGCTCATCCCAGATGATGTCATGACTCGGCTGGCCCTTCATGAGCTGAAAAATCTCACCCAACATAGCTGGCTGTTGGATG gtTTTCCAAGGACACTTCCACAGGCAGAAGCCCTGGATAAAGCGTATCAGATAGACACAGTGATTAATCTGAATGTGCCCTTTGAAGTCATTCAGCACCGCCTCACTGCCCGCTGGATTCATCCAGCCAGCGGCCGAGTCTACAACATGGAATTCAACCCTCCCAAAACACTG GGTGTTGATGATGTGACTGGAGAGCCTCTCGTTCAGCGGGAGGATGACAAACCAGAGACAGTTGTCAAGAGGCTGAAGGCCTACGAGGCGCAAACAAAGCCGGTCCTGGATTACTACCA GAAAAAAGGGGTGTTGGAAACATTCTCTGGAACAGAAACCAACAAGATCTGGCCTCATGTATATGCTTTCCTACAAACAAAAGTTCCACAAGTAAACCAGGAAGCATCAGTTACTCCATGA